A stretch of DNA from Anopheles ziemanni chromosome 3, idAnoZiCoDA_A2_x.2, whole genome shotgun sequence:
CGACAGGCACGCCGGCAGAACAAAGCGAAGGAGCTGTACGAGCTAAGCGTTAGTGCGAAAAAAATCTACGACAAGCTGAATCGTAGAAATGCCGAAAACAAGGAGGAGCTCGTCCAGAAGTTGCACGAGCTGcttgggaaggaaaatgcatATTCTAAGATCGCGACAACGCACGATACGGCTCGAGTCATTCAATGCATGGTAAAGAATGCTTCTGAAAGCATTCGTGATGAGATTGCCACGAGTCTGCTGCCTTCGCTGTGCGAACTGGCGACGTCCAAATACGGGCATCACTGCATTACGAGCTTGTTTAAGCATGGAACGAAACAGCTGTGGATGCGTGTGGTGGACGAGATCATAAAGCACGTTATAAAGTTGGTAAATCAAGCATTTGCTGGAGCCATTGTCGATGCCGCCTATAACGAGTACGCTACGAACGACCAGCGATCGCTGATGCGGCAACCGTTCTATTCGGATCTATACCAACTGGAGAAGGATCGCAGCATACAGACGATAAAGGACTGCTGGAAGACGAACGGGTACATGAAGAAGAGCGTACTGATGACAGTAAAAGGCCATCTCGTGCAAGCGGCCAACAAAAAGTGCACCGACAATAGTCTCATTCATGCACTGCTGGCCGAATTCCTCCCGGAAGCGGGAGAACAAGAGCGCGCGGAAGTAATCGAGCTCTATCTGCCCCTATTGGCGTCGATTTCCAGCACACGAGAAGGTACCGGTGCGGCCATTTTCTGCTTCCTACGCTCAGTGGTCAAAGAACGCCGTGCGGCACTGAAAGCCATGAAACCGTACATAGAAAAAATGACAATCCATGAGCACGGACATCGGTTGGTCTTGTGTGTGTTGAACTGTTATGATGACACAGTCATCCTAGGGAAACAGGTGGTCACCCCCATCATGCAGCAGCTAGAAACGATCGTCGGAACGGGCGAGTGGGGTCGAAAAGTAGTTGGATGGATTTTCTCACCCGCAGATAAGGATCTGCTGCATCCGGCCCAGATCGAGATGCTCGATGGCTACCTCGAGCACAGCAAAAAGGATAAGGACATTCGGCGCAAGGAGTTATTTGCATCGGCTGAGGCAGCATTTTGTCAGCAGGTGGAAAATAATCCCAACTTTTGGCTCCGTGGTGGCCACACTGCACTTCTAACAGCCGCTATATTAAAGAACTGTAAGTGACATTTAATCAAATTGAAGCTGTCAGCGATTATAAAGCAACGCTTTTCTTACAGATTCTGGAGAACACCTGGCACGTTTGCACCGGGCTCTGGCGAAGGTGGTGTGCGATCCGGAATGGAAAGTGCACGAGAACGAAATTAACCTTGACGGCTCGATCCTGTCCGTGGAGGCCGTGAAAAAGCCGAAGGAGAATGAAAAACCTGCCGGCGAACGGAAGATCAAGAAGTTCAAGAAAAGTCCATTCGAGGAGGAGAAAGTAAGTAGTTTATTGCTTGTGCTTGTGTTGACCAAATTTTACACGTACATCGTTTCTATTGCTCCGAACTTTAGGCTGCTTCACGCGAAAAACAATTGGCCGCCAATCCGCTGGTTAACGGTGTAGAACATGCTGGCATACACATTGCGCTAAAGAAAATGCTTAAATTGGACCAAGAGAAgcgacagcaggacggtgaaGACGTTTCGCAGTTTGGACAAGCGCTTGTCGAAGCCCTGACCGACGAGCGGTTGAGCACGTGGATTGCCCAAAATAGGCCGTCTTTCCTGCTACTGCTTACATTCGAAAATTCTACCGTGGCCGTACAGAAAATGCTGCGTGAGAAGTTGCTGCCATTGAAGAAGCAACTAAAGGCG
This window harbors:
- the LOC131289213 gene encoding protein penguin: MIQTKKRSVSENSVSESGKPVKKLKNGDAVKKVVVKPDGKVKKDGVTGKPKFQKNDGTKSIAGKAGGKFEKKHSPGGKSGTLPVKNKFVANTPESKKEYWNSMKAKQKELRQARRQNKAKELYELSVSAKKIYDKLNRRNAENKEELVQKLHELLGKENAYSKIATTHDTARVIQCMVKNASESIRDEIATSLLPSLCELATSKYGHHCITSLFKHGTKQLWMRVVDEIIKHVIKLVNQAFAGAIVDAAYNEYATNDQRSLMRQPFYSDLYQLEKDRSIQTIKDCWKTNGYMKKSVLMTVKGHLVQAANKKCTDNSLIHALLAEFLPEAGEQERAEVIELYLPLLASISSTREGTGAAIFCFLRSVVKERRAALKAMKPYIEKMTIHEHGHRLVLCVLNCYDDTVILGKQVVTPIMQQLETIVGTGEWGRKVVGWIFSPADKDLLHPAQIEMLDGYLEHSKKDKDIRRKELFASAEAAFCQQVENNPNFWLRGGHTALLTAAILKNYSGEHLARLHRALAKVVCDPEWKVHENEINLDGSILSVEAVKKPKENEKPAGERKIKKFKKSPFEEEKAASREKQLAANPLVNGVEHAGIHIALKKMLKLDQEKRQQDGEDVSQFGQALVEALTDERLSTWIAQNRPSFLLLLTFENSTVAVQKMLREKLLPLKKQLKAQTHTGGKLLVEKLKF